The genomic interval ATGGTAAAATAGGGTAGATATGGTTTTGTGGTTTAGGTACGTTAGTAAAACTGAACGATAAGATAAAGAAACCTAAGTGGACTTTCCCCgcttccaagttccaactgAGCTGTTCGGGCCTTCGGGGTATAGGAGTGCTGACTGCTGAGGCCCAAGCCATTCGTTCCACGGCCTCAACCGTCCGTCCGATCTCTCTTATAGTTTCAGCCCAGACCACTCGAGGCCGGCTTTATCCGTCCAACCTCTCTCGTActagtttttagatatcatgATATTTCCCTCTCACTCTcaggaaaacaaaacaatcaagatatttatatattgtcatCGAGAAAAATAATTCCAAACCAGTGTCGGTGCGTTGGTAGGTGACCAGGTTTTGGCGTTTTGCCCACGAAAAtcgttggaaaaaaaagaatgattaTTCCCATGAATTCCGTGGATTGGACTCGAGTACTCGACCGAATTTCCAGATTCTCATCTGAAGAAATCATTACTACTCCCGGAGTAATACTTTTATTGCTACATCCATcccaattttaaaattttcttttaaaacaataatcataaataaaatatatttatgttttattatctacgagaaaaaaaatactaatcaaCTACAGTGCCCTGGTGGAGAGGCTCGCtggtggagaaaaaaaaaatccaaaaaaatactaCTGTGCTGTGTGCTGGACTGCCggtggcgcgcggcgagggaggACGGAGCAGTGCAGGTTGCTGTTGCGGCTGTCCCACCTCCGTGACTGGCGTGCGTCGCGGCAACGGCTGGCCGGCGACCGGTCCTGCTCGGCGAGTGGGACGGACGGCGACATCACGCCCTTTCCCGTCCTTCCTTCCGCTTCAGCGAGACTGGTCGGCACCAAACCAAGCCTCCTCTTCCATTAAGATACCCTAATCAGTCGTCACCGAAGAATCGCGTCTCCGTCAGCTGCTCATCACTGATCACTTCATCAGAGTCATCACCGAAGAATTTCTCTTCTCGACCTCGCTGTCCGGTCAGGTCCAGTTCTGTCATATGTGTGACCGGAGCCCCATATTGACAATTTGCACTAGCCTGAAAGCGTATGAGACAGTGAGACAAAGGTTTGTTCCGTCGAGCAGCAAAGTCAGGGGTAGCTGTTGGAGCGGACAAATAACCTACGACAGAAAGAAGAAACGggaaaaaaggtagactacGATTTGAAAAGGTAGagtatatgataaaatagtaACTTGGAATTGAAGAACAGCAGGTTGGATGCACGTACCGAGTACTGATCCAACAGAGTGTAGGTTACATTAACAGTCAGCAGACAGCAATGCATTGCTGGCTAAGCAACAGTAGGTTTTGTTCAATGGACTGGTTTTCACAGATTCAGTATCTTTCGATGGCATGTAGCTAGTCTCTGTCATCCAGACCAGATGATGGTAAGTAAAACGAGGCTTTCTCGTGCTCTAAATCGATTGATGGGATCACTCACCGAAAGATGCACGGCGTGCTTATGCCATTCAAAGGGTGTAGCCTTTCGTGAAGAAATCTGGTCTATTCTATATCTCCGACAATGATGATCCTGTAGCCAACCAACCCAGTACAATCGTCAGATCAAACACCGCCCAAGATTCACCGGAAAAGCCTGACGCTGATGCGCACAATGCCCGCATTTCTACACGGGTTGCCATCCCGGTCACAGCCACGGTCCGATGCCAATGTTTAGCTGGAGTAGAACTCACTTTCTCCTGGCAAGTATCAAGTTGCCTTCACTGATGTAATTATGTTTGGTTAAACTTAtgttaacaataaaaatatgccAGGCTGTAGGTATGCTCACTCCATCTTGGCGTGCAAAACACCTACAGAAAAATGTTGATGATTATTAACAGTCAGTTTCAGTTTAAATAGAGGGCACAAAGCATTAAGCAGGCCCTTTTTGCTTACCTGGGGAGAATTCAGTGTTGGACGATCTCAGCGATCTGCAAACCCATACTGTAGCGTGTATCAAAAAACGCAAATGATTGAAAATGATAACAGTCCCAGGTACAGCCATTTACAGTACCGGCAATTAGACTACTTTGGCTCCGGACATTTATGAATGTAACTGTAGATACACCACTAAACACTACGGCacatgcaagtatgcaaccATGGGTCCAATAACAGATCTTCGCGAAGCATCTTACACAGTTCATGCACCACACTGCAAATAAGCACCAGTACTTTGATCAATAAGGTGATGATTCTttctttgaaaatatataaacttggATAATGGCCACTCAGTTCCTTCTGGTTGGAAACttgacaattttttgtttctaagaCTCTTGACACAATGAACTCAGCGATTTTCTGGTTCTCAAGGAATTTTAAGCCAGAccatatatctcatattacaGAGGCAACATCTTGATGTCAACTTACCGTTCTCTCTATTTACACCATATTCTTCCTGTACTGTCATCTTTCACAACAGTTTCAGAACATTAATATGTAGGACTACCTTTTCAAAACCTATCGATTTATCAAGGACAGGGCTCCGCTATGGTCCACATTAGCTAACATAAGCAAATAGCCAGCTGTGTTTAGAAACATGGGGAAAGTTTCATTTGGTATCTACAGAAATCAGAGCATTATTTTCACAAGGTGTGCAGCTACTAGTGAAGGAagattttaccatccttaaaaatgtaccatatttttctagtGCAAAATTTGATACATTCAAATACTATGTACCTCAGAGTACCAATATTTTGAGTGTAAATTTTGGTGCCTAGCGGTACTTTCTCAACATTAGTAAAAATGCTCTAAGTGTTACTATTGATGGTTGAGAAACAATACTCTCACAAGACTTACGATTCCTGCAGTAAGAGCTACAACGTGGATGAATATAAGCATGGAGCATCTTAATGTATTTTAGAAGATAAACACTCAGAATTccttttccttattttttctgcagttttccttttctccaGTTTAATTTTCACTTCGTCTTATTAGCTTGGCTGGTAAAGGAGTTCCATCTGACTTCTCTTTACACAGATTGAGACAGAAGAAACCTCATAATCAAGCTATTTTTGTTATTGAAATCTACCAGTTAGAAGATATCATTCAATggcataaaaaagaaacattatTCCAGAGAAAAGAGGGGAAATAAAACTAGTTTTCCATCTTGGTTGTATTGAATAGATTAACTGCTGCTGAAAGtataatctttaaaaaaaaaactaccaagAGAGTTGAAACTGTACTTCGATTCTAGGAAAACGGATGGTTTCAAGTTAAATGAAAGAATAGAACTAACACATACCCCGtacgtcccaaaataagtctGTCTTTCTAGTTCAATTATtctgggacggagggagtagtaaaaATGCAATGTAAAGCTTTCGTATGACTGGATTTCTTAAGCAAAGTTCCACAGACAAGACAGCTACCCATAGCAATCACTTTAAGGAGAAGTAATTACCCTAGCAACAGCTCCTACCTAACTTAAATGCTCACCTATTCtttcttgtatatttgtaagtTTGTCTTGGTTAGGCCCAATGTATGGAGTTTCTCTTTAAAACATCTCCTTTAGTTATCAATAGAATCATACTAGTGAGGAAGTAGGagccatatatataacttataagaGAGAATCAGCACTACCATGCTAGAAGATCACCTCCTCTTATGAAGAAGATATGATGAGGGAGGGTGATGCATGTGTTGCACTTCTGAGAAGCAAGCTCCATGGCCTTGTCGAGAGGAACCGCAGCCTGGAAGAGGAGAACAAGCAATTGAAACATCAAATTAGTCGTCTAAAAGGCCAAGTATCCTCCCTTGAAGGCCAGGATACTGATAGAAAGATTCTGTGGAAGAAGCTGGATAATTTTTCCAATGGAAACAGCTATCTCAAGGAGAAGCAGTTTGTTCACAACAATGATTCAAAGGAAGCTATGGATCTCAACAGCACGTCGTGTTACAGCAGACAGCAATTCTCCAGGGCACCTTTGGTGAGATCAAGAGCACCAAGAGTTCCAAATCCACCGCCAAGTCCAACCTGCATCCAACCAACCGTAAATACAAGAAAGGAAGGAGGCATGGCTCCTcccccaccgccacctcccctaCCTTCCAGATTGCTGAAGAGCACTAAGGCCGTGCAAAGGGTGCCAGATGTAGTCGAGTTATACCGATTATTGGTCAGAAGAGAAGGCAAAAATGATGCAAAGTCTGCATCCATGGGAATACCAGTAGCTACTAACAGCCGGGAGATGATTGGGGAGATAGAGAACAGATCAGCTTATGTGTTGGCCGTAAGTACATATATTACTATTCCTTAAAatgtgcatatattttttgcttatgAGCTGATCGATCCTTTCATCCTTTCAATTTAACATCTGCAACAAACATGAGTATGAGAATTGCATAATATTCGTTCAACTTGTTTACCGTCCTATAAAAAGAGTATAGACAATAGAATGCTTTCTGGATATCTTTCGTATTTCCAATATAGCGTGAACCACTTTATTCCATAACATGGTAATCCATCATTCTTCTGCAGTTGATGATAGCACAAAACACTCTACTTGTACAGATCGCTAGTAATCCATTTGTGTTGGGATAATTTCCTTACAAGTCTTTTATGTAGGATTCCTCAATTCCTAAGTCAAGCTTTGTGTCATATTTTCTACACAAGTGATTCTTCTCTCATATCTGCCCCTTATGATGTCATTAAAACAGATTAAATCAGATGTAGAAAATCAGAGTGAATTCATTAACTTCCTGGCAATGGAGGTCCAGAGTGCAGCATACAAAGAAATAGCTGATGTCGAAGAGTTTGTGAAATGGCTTGATGGGGAACTATCTTACCTTGTGGATGAAAGAGCAGTGCTCAAGCATTTTCCAAACTGGCCTGAGAAGAAAGCAGATACCATGAGAGAAGCAGCATTCACCTACCGAGATCTGAAGAATCTTGAATCAGAAGCATCGTCATTCCACGATGACAGGAGAGTTGCTACACCTATGGCTCTCAAGCGCATGCAAGCTCTGCAGGATAAGTGAGTGGAATACAATGCATTTAAGATCTAACAAAAGAAGAAATTGTCGTATTACTAAGTATTGAACGAATACTATAACACTACAGCATGATCCGTAATCTACTTTGTTATAGAATTGAACAAGGTATTCATAATACCGAGCGAGTAAGGGACAGTGCAAGCGGAAGATATAAGGATCTTAAGATCCCGTGGGAGTGGATGCTTGACTCTGGAATCATAAGCCAAGTATGCAATCCAAACTTCTAATGCCATCTTTGTTCATAGTTAGTTTTACTAACCAATCTTCAGTTTGAGCAACCCGGGAGACCAGGACACAATGGAATCCAGTTCATTTCCCCTGATCATTAATTCCTATTGTTAGACATATCACATATACTGTATTCGCTTGCTTTCTTATACAGCTAAAGATGGCTTCATTGAAGCTTGCACAAGAATACATGAACCGTATCGTGAATGCACTAAAGTCAGACCCATTCACAAATGATGAAGAACTGCTTCTCCAAGGTGTGCGTTTTGCCTTCCGCATACATCAGGTAGTTTCACCTCATCATGAATTACTTTGAAATAGTATCGTGTCTTCTTCGCTAGTACAAAAGTACGTAACTAATTGCAATAAATCAAATGCACAGCTTGCGGGTGGCTTCAATGAAGGTTGCCGGAAAGCATTCCAAGAACTGAAGATGTATGCGAGCAAGTCAGATTGATCTGTCAGGGACTATAAAGGCTCAAATAAAAGTAACTAGGATCAAAATACATGATTAAAGTTTTGCCAAGGTTGGCTTCAAGTCAACTCAACTAGTCACCAGGCTAATTTTGTAAACAGTTGTATTGAAACCTAATTTATTCATCCAAGTTGTGATTGGATACAAGTTAAAGCTATGCAATGTGCATATACATTATGCAGCCTTAAAGTTAGTACGCCTTTCAGGacaatttctaaaatttcgtTGGGACTAATTTCAACTTATTTGTTCCTTTGCTTTTCCATAGATCAAACAAGTAGGAATGTGGAAACACCATATTGTACAGCTATTGTGCACACACGAAAGTAAGTGGCCTTTATTCCTAAAAGATTAAATATTCCATTAAATTTGTTTCACAACAACACTTCACTCCCTAATGtcattgattctttttttttcaatatgctcaagttaatttttcttttgtgatgAGACAGCACTTCACTCACTAGTGTCACCCTTGCTCACTCTCATCGTCACACCATCTTCCCACAATGATAAGTTGCTCCCATCGCTCCTCTCGCTCCCACAACGAAGACCATGACCTTAGCCGCTTCAACGTGTGGCCACCaatcctcttcttcctctaccACGCCTAATTGAGCGACCGTCGATTTCGTTTTCTCCTAATATGCTTAAGTTGAAAGCTTTTGGGATGACAGTGACATCATAACTTCTGTTCTAATTTCTGCAATGTAAAATCTCCCTGGTTCTTTCTTTTCAGTGTGCAGTGCACCGGTAACCCCCCAACCTCAGTCCCCACCGCACACATTGATATAATCCAGGCGATTACTATTTACTCATCCAGTGATCTGTGATCGAATCCCATTCATCAGTCATCACACAAACCGCCCAACGTAAACACGAGAAGCAGCCGTAGGGCATCGCCGCATCGCACGGACTTGATGAGGGCAAGGAATTAGGAGTACCTGGATCGCTTGCTTGGCCTTTCATGCCCCAGGGTCCAGGGAGTCGCGCCGCGACAAGCCGCGATTCCACGCGGATAGCTCCAAATTACAGCgttctgccgccgccgcggcggtcaGTCGCCGTTCGCCGACTTCTACGTCACCACTTCCCGTCGTTTCCTAGGCTATACCTCCCCCGTGGGCCGGGGCCCACGTGCCAGTGAGACGCTCACACCGGCCACCGGGTTACGGCCGCTTCCAGCCCGAGTCACTGTCCTCATCAACGAAACAGTCACTGACGTGTGGGGTCAGATACGGCCATTTCTGGGCCCACCTGCTGTGTCAGCAGCAGCGTGCACTTGCGTAGACTACAGCGCAAGAAATAGAACCATCACGTTCTTCCCGTGGGCCCACTTGGCAGCGGCTACAAGGAGGCGAAACCGCGATTCCAACGCGTCCACaccacgcgccgccgcttccTTCCGGCGCCTTCCACGgttttctcctctccctctctcctctccggcgatggcgaaggcgGCGAGTTCCGGTGGCATATCCGGCCAGCTCTTCGTGTCCATCAAGCTGGAGTGCCCGCGCCTGGATGAGTTCGGTCTCGTCCCGCACGTCTTCGGCTCGCACCCGGTCGCAGGCTCGTGGGACCCCTCCAAAGCCGTAAGCTCCAGATCCCCCTCTAGCTCGTGTGCACTAAGTTTCTGGTGCCAGTTTTGATGTGTTTTGCTTTCATTTTTTGTCCGCAGCTGCCGatggagcaggaggaggccgccgtgTGGGGGCTCAGCTGCGTCGTCCCTTATCACCACGGTGAGTTGATTGGTTTGATCGTGCTGTTTGGCCACTGCTAATGGCACTAGAATTAGTCATGATGAGCTTGGAAGAACTAATTTGTTGCTGCAAGGTGCTGAAATAGACAAATAGGCTGGTTTGGGTTTGGGTTTGGATTGAGAAATGTTTTGATTGGAATGGTCCGCAGTCGTAAGGTGCACATATTACGACGTGAATTAGTGAATTTTCATTCTCCAGGAAAGCAATGCAGTATGGAGATTAGTTCCCTCGAAAAGAATAAGTGATTTGTATCGTTTATTTAAATCTGTTCTCTACTCTAGTTAaccgagtttttttttgttttatgtatATACAGAGTTGCACTGTTGCAGAGAGTTATAGTTTGTTTAGTTTCTGAGCATTCTGATATTTATATGCccattgttatttttattagaagcACTGGATTTCAAGCTTCTATTGAAGCCAAAAGACAATAGCTCACAGTGCATTGTTGAGGAGGGGCCAGACCGATCACTGGTTTGTGAAAATAATGAGGTGGAAGCTAGGAGTGCATTGTTTAAAGTCAATGATGAAACGGGTGTGGTTGAATGTAAGGTTTTTTTGGAGACAGAAATGTTGTCCCCATTTGACCTGGCTGCTAGTTGGAAGACTCATCAGGAGTATATCCAGCCAAAGGTGCGAGGAGCCCATGATGTCACTATGAATGCTGAGTTTGAATCCAGAACGAAggtttgattttgtttctatGCTTTtatctgatatttttttattttgtttctcttttatCTTATATCTTTTTGTTGATCTTATTGTGTTACAGTGTTACCACAAGAAAGTAAGACGTCATAAGCCTAATTCTAAAAAAGAAGCTTTTCCATTGAACATTATAGTTTCCAAATACTAGAAAGATATGTTAGATATAGTTATCTACTTTGTGGAGTTGAAGATTGCCCATCATATTTCAGAACCTTGGCTTATGCATCACTTCtatgttttttagtttatatatttgtaaatgtaaCATATTACCCACTGTTAGAAAGCCTTGATGCCATTTGCTTCTCATGGTCTTCAAGATGCTTGGCTTTTAGTGCCATTACAATATATTAGTTCTTTTACATTGAGAGGAGCTACAAGCATTTAAACAGTAACTAAGTAAGCAGCAAATACAATAGGATGAGGTAAAGTGAGATAGTTCTTATTTTAAGGACTACGAGAAGATACTAAAAGTATTTACTGTGATTTTTCAAAATGACCATAAGAGAACACATATTTCCAAAAAGGTATGTTGGTCCAATGAAAATTCTTCACTGATGTCCAAAGCTGTCTGCTTTGGAGTGTGACACCCATTtggtaaaatatatgcaagtgACTAAATTAGTTTAGTGGTCCTTTTTCAAGTCTTGACTAAAGATCAGTGTGCATTTGTGTACTATCAAAACTGTCTTCCCACAAAGCATCTGCCTATGTTTGTATTTGCACACCGGTGCTGCTTCCTTTTCTATTCTgccaattttgttttgttccttCAAGCAGAATGGCTTCGCTTCTGGTTTGGAGCTTGATTTAGAGAAGTATCTAGTTCCGACACCAAACATGGGCTCAGGTGTTGTTTATGCAGCTAACTTGACTGAAAATCCCCGCTCGCTATTGACTACTGGGATTTCCTCAAACAATGATACCACAAAGGGCATTTTGCACAACTCAATCAAAGGCGATGCATCCACGAACCTTTATGCTAGTGCAAACAAGGTATAGCTTAATCTTGTTCAATTAACTTTAGCTTAAGTCAAGCGAATGCAACACATCATCTGCTGATTTGGGAATTCCTTTATATGCGCAGTTGCCCTTTTCTGTGGGTATGAGACAATTTAGGCAATCTGAAGAGTTGCTATAGAAGTTATTTGTTCAATATTATCATTGCATTCTTCTTCTATAAAGAAAGGTTTAAATGACTTAGTGAGAGTTTGAACCAGAAATAAATTTCCGTTCTAAGTGTTGCAATTGTGACCAGCTACTGTCAAGCTTGGATTTCTGCTCAAGTTATGACTTAGACATATCATTTGAATtgtattacctccgtttcatattataagactttctagtcttgtctaaattcatcaattaatgaatgtatataatttatatatatgtctagattcattagcattcatatgaatctaggcaaggttagaaaatcttacattgtgaaatggagggagtaccaaATAATGAATGAGCATCCTACTGATGAatttattagttttatttgcaCTTTTACAGCTTACATTAACTTCAAACTGTTTAATGTATTCGACTTCCTTCTCTGTAGTTTATTGCCATTTACATCTAAAAACGAAAACATTCAGAATCATTTTTCTGATAACAATTGAAGAGGCTCAGCTTTATagacatttttttagtttactgTGATTTATGTATATGATATCATGGATTGGAGCGCCCTTACATTCCAATGAGATGAAACAACCACTAAgtgatttttaatcttttcttttcttttcttttgggtaGAGGAGCTCCTATTAATGTCTACCTTTAACAGCCATGAACATAaaataaccaatatatgctttatttttGCCATAGGGTGCAGATGGGAGACATGTGCCTCCACAGGAGGAACAAAGGACGATCTTTGTTGACAGAGGTGTTGGCTCACCGAAATTTGCAAGACCCACAAATGAAACAATTTCAATGAGCAACACCAAGATCAGTTCTGAAGCAAAGGTTGTGCCATAACTTGACACCAAATATCATACTCATACTACAATTAAATTATGAATCCTTAATAGCTGTGGTCTTATGTCAAGTGCATGATTTGAAGCTGTGAGCCATTctgttattttatatatgttaaagTAAAGGTTTAACTACTGTTCAAAAACAGGTTTAAATACCAAAGATTTCATTCTTCGAAAAGCATGTGCAGAAGCTAAACTACATCTTATCTTAGATCTTCAACTGTATGAAAATGCTCGGTTGCATAGAAATATTTAGGGTATGAAAATGTCTTTCGTTTCAAGCAATTTCttgtataaaatttcataTCCTGCATATTTCTTGTGCTTCTTCCATTCACAAATACCTTGGCCTTTTGACCAACTCTTTTCCTTACAATATTTGGCTCTTCCCCATTCATGAGGTTGTATTTTCCTCACTTTTTAACTTCATTCCTGATAGATTTGAGGATTTGCCACTCATTTGTTTATGGCATGTGAGACTAGATCCGTTGAACCACATCTCCCACATTTCAGTGAGATGTAAGGTGGCAAATCCTCTAACGCCAGTATGCCACTGTTGGGGAATGACaaatcctctttttttttcccatttgtCTTGCACTAGCATTAGAGAGTACTTTAGTAACATCTATCCAAATTACGATTTTCTCGGTATTTCTGGCTATAGTTTGAGAACTGTGGGTGTATATAGTTTTGGATTTATCAAAAAATGCCATTTCCTTTTCTGTCATCTTAAGTTCTGACAGCTATATCCATCCAGCAGGACATGCCAGCAGCCGAAGGGGCtgttgcagcagcagctgtaGCTGATCAGATGTATGGACCAAAGGAGGATCGCAAGTTGGCAATTGTGCTGGTATTATTCATATTGTTAGAATGTACTGTTTGTTTATCTCCACACTTATTTGTTATTATTGTTGGCTATTGATGGCGGTTCTTAGAATCTACAGAAGTGCCTTCATCTCCACTAAAAAACATCTTAGTTCAATATGTATAAGAACCTTTGACTACAAAATTTCTTTGCTCAAAATAATCGCAGAAGTTAACTGGCCGCTCTAGTTTAGActtgaataattaaacatgatATAAATGCACTTTATTTATACCAATTATACAAAGGCAAATTATTGCATCCCTTGCCGCTCTTTTGTTGCCATGAAATATTTTagtgaaaattttgattttccaCTAATGAATCCCCATTCATGTATATGCCAATAAATTTATTCAACTTCTCATATATGCAACTATTTCATTAGTGAGCTTATCAAATTTGCCGTGTTAGTCGGTGGGGTTTAACCGTTATGGAAAATTGAAATTTCTTGTAAATGAGAAAAAGATTGCTAAGTTTagggaaaaacatagaaatataccaaaacaaactaaaaaaagatcaggggttattttttctagggttttgaaattttaacatttttttgtaGTTAGAATTTAAGGATATTCCACAAAATACACAAATAATTGACTCCTGCCGTCCCAAAATACAGCTAACCTTAGCTATGCACCTGCACAAGTGCTTGTCTACATATGTAGCTAAAAGTAGCTATAtattgggacggagggagaaGGTTTTATTCTAGTCTACTTTTGGAAGTTTGATTtgtgtaaaatatttatgaaaaagatatttttgaaatgcgGTACAAGTTTTCTTTAAAGCATTCCTTTTGagttttttgagttttgatgtagaaatataatataacacatcagaaaaaaaaaatcaaaggccACTTTTGATTGAGTTGTAAGATTTCAGAAAAAACAgtaaaatagttaaatttaagGACATTTTGTAGAAGTCGAATAAACTTGGCATGCTAGTGTAGTTTTATGAAAGAAAATTGTAGTGTAATATCTCCACAAATAGTTAATTGTTCTGTTTAAATCTGATGAATGATCCTACAatagttttgaattttgtaaTGGTGAAATCCCGTtgacatataaataattacattttttataagGCCACTAATGAGGTGATGGCATATGTGAGGAGGTTGCAAAAattagtactacctccattccaaaatataagcatttatggCTATGAGTCTGAACAAGTAGTTGTTCGGACTTGGtcataaatgcttatattttggagcgGAGGTAGTAGCATATATGAGAACGGGACACTTATTAGTGGTAAAAAACAATATTGTTCCATATTAACaatgataaaaagaaattgcaaCAGCCCCTCgcaataagtatataactttCACGTGTGCCTGGCATAGCTGTAAGTTTGCATCTAAACACATGAATAAGTAATTGTTTCTGTTAATGTGTTGAGTACTTATTCTTCAAAATACCTTTTCAGTTCTTCTGTAACCATTATGCTGCCATTCTAGGTTGGATTGCCAGCCCGTGGTAAGACCTTTACAGCAGCTAAGCTTACAAGATATCTTCGGTGGTTAGGTCATGAAACAAAACACTTCAATGTTGGAAAGGT from Oryza brachyantha chromosome 3, ObraRS2, whole genome shotgun sequence carries:
- the LOC102710281 gene encoding protein CHUP1, chloroplastic — translated: MMREGDACVALLRSKLHGLVERNRSLEEENKQLKHQISRLKGQVSSLEGQDTDRKILWKKLDNFSNGNSYLKEKQFVHNNDSKEAMDLNSTSCYSRQQFSRAPLVRSRAPRVPNPPPSPTCIQPTVNTRKEGGMAPPPPPPPLPSRLLKSTKAVQRVPDVVELYRLLVRREGKNDAKSASMGIPVATNSREMIGEIENRSAYVLAIKSDVENQSEFINFLAMEVQSAAYKEIADVEEFVKWLDGELSYLVDERAVLKHFPNWPEKKADTMREAAFTYRDLKNLESEASSFHDDRRVATPMALKRMQALQDKIEQGIHNTERVRDSASGRYKDLKIPWEWMLDSGIISQLKMASLKLAQEYMNRIVNALKSDPFTNDEELLLQGVRFAFRIHQLAGGFNEGCRKAFQELKMYASKSD